The proteins below are encoded in one region of Gemmatimonadaceae bacterium:
- the panC gene encoding pantoate--beta-alanine ligase, producing MITLRAISDVRAAVGAARAQGKTVGFVPTMGAFHDGHLSLMRRARERCGFVIVSLFVNPTQFNDPSDLAAYPRDEAGDALMAAAEGVDLLFAPDARDLYPDGFTTSVVVAGLADVLDGVFRGPSHFRGVTTVVTKLFNIVAPDVAFFGQKDAQQAMIIRRLTRDLDLPIRIEVCPTVRESDGLAMSSRNVRLTAADRVRALALRQALSVAESAIASGNRDGAGIAEAARAAMRERGVEPEYFELVSAETLRPVQPLSGTVLVAVAAHVGPVRLIDNVVVTIPPTS from the coding sequence ATGATCACGCTCCGCGCGATCTCCGACGTGCGCGCCGCGGTGGGCGCGGCCCGCGCCCAGGGAAAGACCGTGGGCTTCGTGCCCACGATGGGCGCCTTCCACGACGGACATCTGTCGCTCATGCGGCGGGCGCGCGAACGCTGCGGATTTGTGATCGTGTCGCTGTTCGTGAACCCCACGCAGTTCAACGATCCGAGCGACCTCGCCGCGTACCCGCGCGACGAGGCGGGCGACGCGCTGATGGCCGCGGCCGAGGGCGTGGACCTGCTGTTCGCGCCCGATGCGCGCGATCTGTATCCCGACGGATTCACCACCTCGGTGGTGGTGGCCGGCCTCGCCGACGTGCTCGACGGCGTGTTTCGCGGACCGTCGCACTTTCGCGGCGTGACCACGGTGGTGACCAAGCTGTTCAACATCGTGGCGCCCGACGTGGCGTTCTTCGGGCAGAAGGACGCGCAGCAGGCCATGATCATCCGTCGCCTGACGCGCGATCTCGATCTGCCCATCCGCATCGAGGTGTGTCCTACCGTGCGCGAGTCCGACGGTCTGGCGATGTCCAGCCGCAACGTGCGGCTCACCGCCGCCGACCGCGTGCGCGCGCTGGCGCTGCGCCAGGCGCTCAGCGTGGCCGAGTCGGCCATCGCGAGCGGCAACCGCGACGGCGCCGGCATCGCCGAGGCGGCGCGCGCGGCGATGCGGGAACGCGGCGTGGAGCCGGAGTACTTTGAACTCGTGTCCGCCGAGACGCTGCGTCCGGTGCAGCCGCTGTCCGGCACGGTGCTCGTGGCCGTGGCCGCGCATGTGGGCCCGGTGCGTCTCATCGACAACGTCGTCGTCACCATCCCGCCCACCTCATGA
- a CDS encoding DUF2520 domain-containing protein — protein MGHALSTALAAAGVAVRGPLGRGEPCDADAVVLLCVPDREIAAAAGFVAPGRVVGHCSGASTLQPLAPHEAFSLHPLMTVVPHREARFAGAGCAVAGSTPRALAVAESLAGLLHMRAVRVAEADRPLYHAAASAASNFLVTLECAAESLAVRAGVSRELLVPLVQTAVDHWAERGAAALTGPIARGDDQTVARQRAAVAARAPELLPLWDALVERTGALARDASDGAKA, from the coding sequence ATGGGACACGCCCTCTCGACCGCGCTCGCGGCCGCCGGCGTGGCCGTGCGCGGGCCGCTGGGACGCGGCGAACCCTGCGACGCCGACGCCGTGGTGCTGCTCTGCGTGCCGGATCGCGAGATCGCGGCCGCGGCCGGGTTCGTGGCGCCGGGCCGCGTGGTGGGACACTGCAGCGGCGCTTCCACGCTCCAGCCGCTGGCCCCGCACGAAGCCTTCTCCCTGCACCCGTTGATGACCGTCGTTCCGCACCGCGAGGCGCGATTTGCCGGCGCCGGCTGCGCGGTGGCCGGCTCCACGCCGCGAGCGCTGGCCGTGGCGGAGTCGCTGGCGGGCCTGCTGCACATGCGCGCCGTGCGCGTGGCGGAGGCCGATCGCCCGCTGTATCACGCCGCGGCCTCCGCGGCATCGAACTTCCTGGTCACGCTCGAGTGCGCCGCCGAATCGCTGGCCGTCCGGGCCGGCGTGTCGCGCGAACTGCTGGTTCCGCTGGTGCAAACCGCCGTGGATCACTGGGCGGAGCGCGGCGCCGCGGCGCTCACCGGGCCCATCGCCCGCGGCGACGACCAGACGGTGGCGCGGCAGCGCGCGGCGGTGGCCGCCCGTGCCCCCGAGCTGCTCCCCCTCTGGGACGCGCTCGTGGAGCGCACCGGCGCCCTGGCCCGCGACGCGAGCGATGGGGCGAAGGCATGA
- the panB gene encoding 3-methyl-2-oxobutanoate hydroxymethyltransferase, with protein MTDPRIENLAQLARAGTPIVMVTAYDIVSARVAEAAGVDIVLVGDSAANVVLGYQSTREVSVDELITLARAARRGVKTPLLVCDLPFGTYEDSDEQAVATSRRFVREVGCEAVKIEGGGEIAQRARAVVAAGIPVMGHVGLLPQHLEPGAAARAQGRGVDEALDIARSALELEAAGCFSIVFEAVPAAVADAIVATLTVPTIGIGAGANTAGQVLVFHDLLGLSSGRHARFAKRYAELFEPMVAAVRQFAADVRARRYPAAEHTYPVDADQLAAILARLHGPR; from the coding sequence ATGACCGATCCCCGCATCGAAAACCTCGCGCAGCTCGCGCGCGCCGGCACGCCCATCGTCATGGTCACGGCGTACGACATCGTGTCGGCCCGCGTGGCCGAGGCCGCCGGCGTGGACATCGTGCTCGTGGGCGACTCGGCGGCCAACGTCGTGCTCGGCTACCAGTCCACCCGCGAGGTGAGCGTGGACGAGCTGATCACGCTCGCCCGCGCCGCGCGCCGCGGCGTGAAGACGCCGCTGCTGGTGTGCGACCTGCCGTTCGGCACCTACGAGGACTCGGACGAGCAGGCCGTGGCCACGTCGCGCCGGTTCGTGCGCGAGGTGGGGTGCGAGGCGGTGAAGATCGAAGGTGGCGGCGAGATCGCGCAGCGCGCGCGGGCCGTGGTGGCCGCCGGCATTCCGGTGATGGGCCACGTGGGACTGCTGCCGCAGCATCTGGAGCCCGGCGCCGCGGCGCGGGCGCAGGGCCGCGGCGTGGACGAGGCGCTCGACATCGCGCGCTCGGCGCTCGAGCTCGAGGCCGCTGGCTGCTTCTCCATCGTATTCGAGGCCGTGCCCGCCGCGGTGGCCGACGCGATCGTCGCCACGCTCACCGTGCCCACCATCGGCATCGGCGCCGGAGCGAACACGGCCGGCCAGGTGCTGGTGTTCCACGATCTGCTGGGCTTGAGCAGCGGCCGCCATGCGCGGTTCGCCAAGCGGTACGCCGAACTGTTCGAGCCAATGGTGGCCGCGGTGCGCCAGTTCGCGGCCGATGTGCGCGCTCGCCGGTACCCGGCGGCCGAGCACACCTATCCGGTGGACGCCGACCAGTTGGCGGCGATCCTTGCGCGACTGCACGGGCCGCGGTGA